A genomic stretch from Mesomycoplasma neurolyticum includes:
- a CDS encoding inorganic diphosphatase, whose product MKTIVTVNIEIPRGSNIKYEYDRERNQIVVDRILRDGFRYPANYGSLREALDWDGDELDVLVYSSESFQTGTALNARIIGAMKMIDDGETDTKLIAVHNDDYRLENINKLEDLPKWWLTEVEIFFSTYKNWKRPNITSVNGFENTEWALKEYQECVELMDKYGAMPKKDFIKLMKEKHPDKYK is encoded by the coding sequence ATGAAAACAATAGTAACTGTAAACATTGAAATACCAAGAGGTTCTAATATTAAATATGAATATGACCGTGAGAGAAATCAAATTGTTGTTGATAGAATTTTAAGAGATGGATTTAGATATCCAGCTAATTATGGTTCATTAAGAGAGGCTTTAGATTGAGATGGTGATGAACTTGATGTTTTAGTTTATTCTAGTGAATCATTTCAAACTGGAACTGCTTTAAATGCTAGAATTATTGGTGCTATGAAAATGATTGATGATGGAGAAACTGATACAAAATTAATCGCTGTTCATAATGATGATTATAGATTAGAAAATATTAATAAACTAGAAGATTTGCCAAAGTGATGATTAACAGAAGTAGAAATATTTTTTTCAACTTATAAAAATTGAAAAAGACCTAATATTACATCAGTAAATGGTTTTGAAAACACTGAATGAGCTTTAAAAGAATATCAAGAATGTGTTGAATTGATGGATAAATATGGTGCAATGCCCAAAAAAGATTTTATTAAATTAATGAAGGAAAAACATCCAGATAAATATAAATAA
- a CDS encoding type I restriction-modification system subunit M translates to MSSNNELKSVVDKICNTLRNNMETTEYRDYIIGFLFYKYLSELSEQNFEKYKKRLKNISYEEFDQTNSQYKAIEEMIFKDEESFFINYKYSFQNVVKQVYQGKTIIPLLEEAFEQIEIMNNGLDVENKEYFSDLFKSIDLTDKNLGNIEEEKERTIQTIIKEISSLKLSMEDVDHFGTTYEHLLSEFASDSGKKAGEFYTPSSVAQLISDIASYNRTKISKAYDPACGSGSLLIKLIRKDNIKHFGKIYGQEIKNATYNLARMNFILRGVPFSKIDIKNGDTLLKPMHIQEEGTFDCVVANPPFSLKWNPSKELAKDVRFNPFPSLAPKRYADFAFLQHMLYHVEPKNGIVVSVFSLGVLNRNNPKAEKEIRKYIVDKNYIDTIIFMPENLFYNTSISTCIIVARKNKPSNEKGIFMINATKEFEASKRQNILTNENITKIFNAWKNKKEIEKFAKYIPYDEIVSNDYSLSMGLYDLDNYQEETENINIKEVEAELKKINQEIEEQEKLFEKNLAEFEKKYNN, encoded by the coding sequence ATGTCAAGTAATAATGAATTAAAAAGTGTTGTAGATAAAATTTGCAATACATTAAGAAATAACATGGAAACCACAGAATATCGTGATTATATTATTGGTTTTTTGTTTTATAAATACTTATCTGAATTATCAGAACAAAATTTTGAAAAGTATAAAAAAAGACTTAAAAACATTAGTTATGAGGAGTTTGATCAAACCAATAGTCAATATAAAGCTATTGAAGAAATGATTTTTAAAGATGAAGAAAGTTTTTTCATTAATTATAAATATAGTTTTCAAAATGTTGTAAAACAAGTGTACCAAGGAAAAACCATTATTCCATTGTTGGAAGAAGCTTTTGAACAAATCGAAATCATGAATAATGGTTTAGATGTTGAAAATAAAGAATATTTTAGCGATCTTTTTAAAAGTATTGATTTAACTGATAAAAATTTAGGTAATATTGAAGAGGAAAAAGAAAGAACAATTCAAACAATTATTAAAGAAATAAGTAGTTTAAAATTGTCAATGGAAGATGTTGATCATTTTGGAACTACTTATGAGCATTTACTTTCAGAATTTGCTAGTGATTCAGGTAAAAAAGCTGGTGAATTTTATACACCATCTAGTGTAGCACAATTAATTTCTGATATAGCTTCTTATAATAGAACTAAAATTTCAAAAGCATATGATCCAGCATGTGGTTCAGGTTCATTATTAATTAAATTAATACGTAAGGACAATATAAAACATTTTGGAAAAATTTATGGTCAAGAAATAAAAAATGCTACATACAATTTAGCAAGAATGAATTTTATTTTAAGAGGTGTGCCATTTTCGAAAATAGATATAAAAAATGGTGATACATTATTAAAACCTATGCATATTCAGGAAGAGGGAACTTTTGATTGTGTTGTAGCTAACCCACCTTTTAGTTTAAAATGAAATCCAAGCAAAGAATTAGCAAAAGATGTTAGGTTTAATCCTTTTCCTTCTTTAGCACCAAAAAGGTATGCTGATTTTGCATTTTTACAACATATGCTTTATCATGTGGAACCTAAAAATGGTATTGTTGTTTCTGTATTTTCATTAGGTGTTTTGAATCGTAACAACCCCAAAGCTGAAAAAGAAATCAGAAAATATATTGTAGATAAAAATTATATTGATACAATAATTTTTATGCCAGAAAATCTTTTTTATAACACAAGTATTTCAACATGTATTATAGTAGCGAGAAAAAACAAACCATCAAATGAAAAAGGTATTTTCATGATTAATGCAACTAAAGAATTTGAAGCTTCAAAAAGACAAAATATTTTAACAAATGAAAATATTACTAAAATTTTCAATGCTTGAAAAAATAAAAAAGAAATTGAAAAATTTGCAAAATATATACCTTATGATGAAATAGTATCTAATGATTATTCTTTATCTATGGGTCTTTATGACTTAGATAATTATCAAGAAGAAACAGAAAATATTAACATTAAAGAAGTTGAAGCAGAACTTAAAAAAATAAATCAAGAAATAGAAGAACAAGAAAAACTTTTTGAAAAAAATTTGGCTGAATTTGAAAAAAAATATAATAATTAA
- a CDS encoding alpha-amylase family glycosyl hydrolase — MKNWKLKLLKIKKAVIVISNFILLFLLCFFFVSCKKNAQWQENKFYLNNNKLTYKNDHKNVMFNSPLKQKTNTSNVIYQVLVYSFADGNNDGIGDFIGLKENIKYFIDLNIDQIYLSPIHPSTSYHGYDVIDYTEVAEELGGKKAFLNFLSAAHENGIKVYMDMVFNHTSFEHPWFQKALQNDLKYQKYYHFYSKKENDTNQDTKDLRKFFINLKNKNATNKWYTSKFWAGMPDLNLDNFEVIEELKAIQKYWTKLGVDGFRYDAFEEYFSSYGETKNNFNEAKIFSELRNASNQTLKKIGKSTEIFMMGEWWKNPQEADKYLTSGANKALDAVYDSTHWKNNWFTYEDVENLKLFLKNLNSNEWIPFLSNHDNDRWINSYRINISKLLAKDLNKPLTEQEIDAIKSAYFNLLLLPTKPIIYHGDELGMHANKKFGDPGLREPFKWKNKKYQVEFKEKKSKDKIFLNFSEDIKYVENQVQNKNSIYNTIKFLNQFRKENNFIFQKNNSTINNANNYIDKPNYAANIFIRQNLEKTKKYLIFSTVGSIKPNVLKLKQNYKKIIFSHKTKIKDNNIFIENGSLLILEL, encoded by the coding sequence ATGAAGAATTGAAAATTAAAATTACTAAAAATTAAAAAAGCAGTTATTGTTATATCTAATTTTATTTTACTATTTTTACTATGCTTTTTCTTTGTTTCATGTAAAAAAAATGCTCAATGACAAGAAAATAAATTTTATTTAAACAACAATAAATTAACTTATAAAAATGATCATAAAAATGTAATGTTTAACTCACCACTAAAACAGAAAACTAATACTTCAAATGTTATTTATCAGGTTTTAGTTTACTCATTTGCTGATGGCAATAATGATGGAATAGGTGATTTCATTGGACTAAAAGAAAATATTAAATATTTTATTGATTTGAATATTGACCAAATATACTTATCACCAATTCATCCTTCAACTTCATATCATGGTTATGATGTAATTGATTATACTGAAGTTGCAGAAGAATTAGGTGGTAAAAAAGCATTTTTAAATTTTTTAAGTGCAGCACATGAAAATGGTATCAAAGTTTACATGGACATGGTATTTAATCATACTTCTTTTGAACATCCGTGATTTCAAAAAGCATTACAAAACGATTTAAAATACCAAAAATATTATCATTTTTATTCAAAAAAAGAAAATGACACAAATCAAGATACAAAAGATTTGAGAAAATTTTTTATTAATCTAAAAAACAAAAATGCAACAAATAAATGATATACCTCAAAATTTTGAGCAGGAATGCCTGACTTAAATTTAGATAATTTTGAAGTTATAGAAGAACTAAAAGCAATACAAAAATATTGAACCAAATTAGGGGTTGATGGCTTTAGATATGATGCTTTTGAAGAATATTTTTCATCATATGGTGAAACTAAAAATAATTTTAATGAAGCAAAAATTTTTTCTGAATTAAGAAATGCTTCAAATCAAACATTAAAAAAAATTGGAAAATCTACAGAAATTTTTATGATGGGTGAATGATGAAAAAATCCACAAGAAGCTGATAAATATTTAACAAGTGGTGCAAACAAAGCATTAGATGCTGTTTATGACAGTACACATTGAAAAAATAATTGATTTACTTATGAAGATGTCGAAAATTTAAAACTATTTCTTAAAAATTTAAATTCTAATGAATGAATACCTTTTTTATCCAATCATGATAATGATAGATGAATTAATTCATATCGTATAAATATTTCTAAACTATTAGCTAAAGATTTAAATAAACCACTGACTGAACAAGAAATTGATGCAATAAAAAGTGCTTATTTTAATTTGTTGTTATTGCCTACTAAACCAATAATTTATCATGGCGATGAATTAGGAATGCATGCTAATAAAAAGTTTGGGGACCCAGGGTTGCGTGAACCTTTTAAATGAAAAAATAAAAAATATCAAGTGGAATTTAAAGAGAAAAAAAGCAAAGATAAAATTTTCTTAAATTTTTCAGAAGATATAAAATATGTTGAAAATCAAGTTCAAAATAAAAATTCAATTTACAATACAATCAAATTTTTAAATCAATTTAGAAAAGAAAATAATTTTATATTTCAAAAAAATAACTCTACAATAAACAATGCTAATAATTACATAGATAAGCCTAATTATGCTGCTAATATTTTTATAAGACAAAATTTAGAAAAAACTAAGAAATATTTAATTTTTTCTACCGTAGGTAGCATAAAACCTAATGTTTTAAAATTAAAACAAAATTATAAAAAAATTATTTTTTCACATAAAACTAAAATAAAAGATAATAATATTTTTATTGAAAATGGTTCATTATTAATATTAGAACTATAA
- a CDS encoding HsdR family type I site-specific deoxyribonuclease, with amino-acid sequence MKQNEKWYENDFVKKLVEKQEYIKLQGIKDTEGLLKIIFIEIERLNSIKLKEENKQKLKELFTLTKTEKIQFAQWIWNFDTITIPKENSSREQRLKLIDWENWENNNFYVLQQFSTKNKETNKTNIFDSLILINGFPLIFFEFKDKNVKIKKAISDIKNDYKNVLNSDVLRFVQILVASNFEKIKLMSNNDKEEKKVEFNWYSDNGKNIDNFIQDFLNKNKLKYYLKNCVVFQKAKNKLLLLRPYQQRAMQKTINFVNNQLKNKLNANININNGYIWHTTGSGKTITSYKIAEILSQNPNIDHVIFLVDRQDLNTQTTKEFRSFISWNENELFEALYQDNSSKLLELLIKKREKLIITTIQKMNKILTNNLNLIQEITNKTFVFIIDECHRSVAGTMGSRIKNNLKNSIMIGFSGTPIFENDSDKKTSDIFGNKLDVYNMRDAIKDKNVLGFSLRNYYTNDKDSVNYSENEIFRFPNNHLKKLTEILKIVKKSHYNFTQNGHYNAIFAFDTIKDMLSFYELYLSSEINNIFMSPIFSFNLKEQDNIENNEKDKKIEDFKKNIVENYNKRFKTSFDEINFDKYINDVQYRFKNYKPNEDGIDIVLVVDMLLTGYDSPNTNTLYINKQLSNHNLIQAFSRTNRIYEENKPYGLIINFSVSQNTIDDAFMTYAESTKDDLVDIVYGETYEKVYKYFVDVWQKLKTSVTKVYDFENQNVFSNASTSDLNQYLKEVVETNKTYSKLKTYPEYDENNKIEGFTIEELKEYLNIVKKVKDTFNERGEKPEEPIDDVTIYIPEEAKYHEVIIDEKYLDNLICFNTDCTKKSFINFDVNEINEQLEKNLQELNILLKQGDISEETYDIRKIFNTEWFLNLKNILFNFKNKMIDQEKYLKLEEFKNNIFQIVSKKFQFQFIKKVIEAYPDINKKLLDEDLKKRVDEKDLEDIHKSSWMEKLRRETENITNQDTEKISLWYSKSIKAILEFLEIQKNILMQGVN; translated from the coding sequence ATGAAGCAAAATGAAAAATGATATGAAAATGATTTTGTAAAAAAATTAGTTGAAAAACAAGAATATATAAAACTTCAAGGTATAAAAGATACTGAAGGTTTACTCAAAATAATTTTTATTGAAATTGAAAGATTAAACTCAATTAAATTAAAAGAAGAAAATAAACAAAAGCTTAAAGAGTTATTTACTTTAACTAAAACTGAAAAAATTCAATTTGCTCAATGAATTTGAAATTTCGATACCATAACTATCCCAAAAGAAAATAGTTCAAGAGAACAAAGACTTAAATTAATTGATTGGGAAAATTGAGAAAATAATAATTTTTATGTTTTACAACAATTTAGCACAAAAAATAAAGAAACAAATAAAACTAATATATTTGATAGTTTAATTTTAATCAATGGTTTTCCATTAATTTTCTTTGAATTTAAAGATAAAAATGTAAAAATAAAAAAAGCTATTTCTGATATTAAAAATGACTATAAAAATGTTTTAAATAGTGATGTTTTAAGGTTTGTTCAAATACTTGTGGCATCAAATTTTGAAAAAATTAAATTAATGTCTAACAATGATAAAGAAGAAAAAAAAGTTGAATTTAACTGATATTCAGATAATGGAAAAAATATTGATAATTTTATTCAAGATTTTTTAAACAAAAACAAATTAAAATATTATTTAAAAAATTGTGTTGTTTTTCAAAAAGCTAAAAATAAACTTTTGCTTTTAAGACCTTATCAACAAAGAGCAATGCAAAAAACAATTAATTTTGTTAATAATCAATTAAAAAATAAATTAAATGCTAATATTAATATAAATAATGGTTATATTTGACATACAACAGGTAGTGGAAAAACAATAACATCATATAAAATTGCTGAAATATTATCTCAAAATCCTAACATTGATCATGTAATTTTCTTAGTTGATAGACAGGATCTTAATACTCAAACAACAAAAGAGTTTCGAAGTTTTATTTCTTGAAATGAAAATGAACTTTTTGAGGCTCTATATCAAGACAATTCCTCAAAATTATTAGAACTTTTAATTAAAAAAAGGGAAAAATTAATAATTACAACTATTCAAAAAATGAATAAAATTTTAACTAATAATTTAAATTTAATTCAAGAAATAACAAATAAAACCTTTGTTTTTATAATAGATGAATGTCATCGCTCAGTAGCCGGAACAATGGGAAGTAGAATAAAAAATAATTTAAAAAATAGTATTATGATAGGATTCTCTGGAACACCAATTTTTGAAAATGATAGTGATAAAAAAACTTCAGACATTTTTGGTAACAAATTAGATGTTTATAATATGCGTGATGCTATAAAAGATAAAAATGTTTTAGGTTTTAGTCTCAGAAATTATTATACAAATGATAAAGATTCTGTTAATTATTCAGAAAACGAAATTTTTAGATTTCCAAACAATCATTTAAAAAAGCTAACTGAAATTTTAAAAATAGTTAAAAAATCACATTACAATTTTACACAAAATGGTCATTATAATGCAATTTTTGCTTTTGACACAATCAAAGATATGCTAAGTTTTTATGAATTATATTTAAGTTCAGAAATAAATAATATTTTCATGTCTCCAATATTTTCATTCAATTTAAAAGAGCAAGATAATATCGAAAATAATGAAAAAGATAAAAAAATAGAAGATTTTAAAAAAAATATAGTGGAAAATTACAACAAAAGATTTAAAACATCATTTGATGAAATAAATTTTGATAAATATATTAATGATGTTCAATATCGTTTTAAAAATTACAAACCCAATGAAGATGGCATTGATATTGTTTTGGTTGTAGATATGCTTTTAACGGGCTATGATTCACCTAATACTAATACCCTTTATATAAATAAGCAATTATCTAATCACAATTTAATTCAAGCTTTTTCAAGAACTAATAGAATTTATGAAGAAAATAAACCTTATGGTCTAATAATTAATTTTTCTGTTTCACAAAATACAATTGATGATGCTTTTATGACTTATGCAGAAAGTACTAAAGATGATCTTGTTGACATTGTGTATGGTGAAACATATGAAAAAGTGTATAAATATTTTGTTGATGTTTGACAAAAGCTTAAAACTAGTGTGACAAAAGTTTATGATTTTGAAAATCAAAATGTTTTTTCTAATGCTTCAACAAGTGATTTAAATCAATATTTGAAAGAAGTTGTTGAAACTAACAAAACTTATTCTAAACTTAAAACTTATCCTGAATATGATGAAAATAATAAAATCGAAGGTTTTACAATTGAAGAATTAAAAGAATATTTAAATATTGTTAAAAAGGTTAAAGACACTTTTAATGAAAGAGGAGAAAAACCAGAAGAACCTATTGATGATGTTACAATTTATATTCCTGAAGAAGCAAAATATCATGAAGTTATTATTGATGAAAAATATTTAGATAATTTAATTTGTTTTAACACAGATTGCACTAAAAAATCATTTATTAATTTTGATGTCAATGAAATAAATGAACAACTTGAAAAAAATCTTCAAGAATTAAATATTTTATTAAAACAAGGTGATATTAGCGAAGAGACATATGATATTAGAAAAATATTTAATACCGAATGATTTCTTAATTTAAAAAATATTTTATTTAATTTTAAAAATAAAATGATTGATCAAGAAAAATATTTAAAATTAGAAGAATTTAAAAATAATATATTTCAAATAGTAAGTAAAAAATTTCAATTTCAATTTATTAAAAAAGTCATTGAAGCATATCCGGATATAAATAAAAAACTTTTAGATGAGGATTTAAAAAAAAGAGTTGATGAAAAAGATCTTGAAGATATTCATAAATCATCATGAATGGAAAAATTAAGAAGAGAAACAGAAAATATCACTAATCAAGATACAGAAAAAATTTCTTTATGATATTCTAAAAGTATTAAAGCAATTTTAGAATTTTTAGAAATACAAAAAAATATCTTAATGCAAGGAGTTAACTAA
- the nagB gene encoding glucosamine-6-phosphate deaminase, whose translation MKIVIKNNANEIAEYVANIIKNEILSKEKINVCFATGNSPIKTYQKLIEMFKNKEISFKNVTTFNLDEYVGIEKSNKCSYHYFMFENLFNHVDVKKENIHLPNGLGDITKNAKNYERLIKDKGGIDLMILGIGTNGHIAFNEPGSLIDDRTREVKLTDSTIQSNKIYFENENDVPKTAISMGIGTILEAKKIILLANGSAKAKAIYETINGKITSDVPASFLQNHDDVSIIIDNDAAELL comes from the coding sequence ATGAAAATAGTAATAAAAAATAATGCAAATGAAATTGCTGAATATGTAGCGAATATTATTAAAAATGAGATTTTATCTAAAGAAAAAATTAATGTTTGTTTTGCTACAGGAAATTCACCTATTAAAACTTATCAAAAATTAATAGAAATGTTTAAAAATAAAGAAATAAGTTTTAAAAATGTGACTACTTTTAATTTAGATGAATATGTAGGAATTGAAAAAAGTAATAAATGTTCATATCATTATTTTATGTTTGAAAATTTATTTAATCATGTTGATGTAAAAAAAGAAAATATTCATCTACCAAATGGTTTAGGTGACATAACTAAAAATGCAAAAAACTATGAAAGATTGATTAAAGACAAAGGTGGGATTGATTTAATGATTCTTGGCATAGGGACAAATGGTCATATTGCTTTTAATGAGCCTGGTTCATTAATCGATGATAGAACAAGAGAAGTAAAACTTACAGATAGCACTATCCAATCAAATAAAATTTATTTTGAAAATGAAAATGATGTTCCTAAAACCGCTATTTCAATGGGAATAGGGACAATTCTAGAAGCTAAAAAAATAATCCTTTTAGCTAATGGCTCTGCAAAAGCAAAAGCTATTTATGAAACTATAAATGGCAAAATAACTTCTGATGTACCAGCAAGTTTTTTACAAAATCACGATGATGTTTCAATAATAATAGATAATGATGCAGCTGAATTGCTTTAA